In Jejubacter calystegiae, the following are encoded in one genomic region:
- a CDS encoding NUDIX hydrolase, translated as MMSLQPESYDAIEDEVSQEKAQKPIVKCAAVIIHQRSLLLTRKRGTDIFISPGGKPDAGEDHLSCLKRELQEELGVSVTNIRPFGLFLGQAAFENRPIENHVYRVEIAGQPRPCSEIEELAWVSYRQPPCAVPVGSIFRDEVMPLLYQQELIN; from the coding sequence ATGATGAGTCTGCAACCGGAAAGCTACGATGCCATTGAGGATGAGGTTTCCCAGGAGAAAGCGCAGAAGCCCATCGTGAAATGCGCCGCTGTCATCATCCATCAGCGTTCGCTGCTGCTGACCCGCAAGCGCGGCACCGACATTTTTATCTCGCCGGGGGGCAAGCCGGATGCCGGTGAAGATCACCTGAGTTGCCTGAAGCGCGAGCTCCAGGAAGAGCTGGGGGTTTCGGTCACAAATATTCGCCCCTTCGGGCTGTTTCTGGGGCAGGCCGCTTTTGAAAACCGGCCGATCGAAAACCACGTTTATCGGGTAGAGATTGCCGGGCAGCCGCGGCCCTGTAGCGAAATCGAAGAGCTGGCCTGGGTCAGCTATCGCCAGCCGCCCTGTGCGGTGCCGGTAGGGTCCATATTTCGCGACGAGGTGATGCCGCTGCTCTATCAGCAGGAGCTTATTAACTGA